A genomic window from Nomascus leucogenys isolate Asia chromosome 10, Asia_NLE_v1, whole genome shotgun sequence includes:
- the ZNF772 gene encoding zinc finger protein 772 isoform X2 has protein sequence MEDEEIPFEQSFSIGMSQIRIPKGGPSTQKAYPCGTCGLVLKDILHLAEHQETHPGQKPYMCVLCGKQFWFSANLHQHQKQHSGEKPFRRDKNRAFLVNNCAVQSSEMSFVTGEACKDFLASSSIFQHHVPHNEWKPHSNNKCEEASHCGKRHYKCSECGKTFGRKDSLVQHQRVHTGERPYECGECGKTFSRKPILAQHQRIHTGEMPYECGICGKVFNHSSNLIVHQRVHTGARPYKCSECGKAYSHKSTLVQHESIHTGERPYECSECGKYFGHKYRLIKHWSVHTGARPYECIACGKFFSQSSDLIAHQRVHNGEKPYVCSECGKAFSHKHVLVQHHRIHTGERPYKCSECGKAFRQRASLIRHWKIHTGERP, from the coding sequence ATGGAGGATGAAGAGATACCTTTTGAGCAGAGCTTTTCTATAGGAATGTCACAGATCAGGATTCCCAAGGGAGGTCCTTCTACTCAGAAGGCTTACCCCTGTGGGACATGTGGCCTGGTCTTAAAAGACATTTTGCACTTGGCTGAGCACCAGGAAACACACCCAGGGCAGAAACCAtacatgtgtgtgctgtgtgggaAACAGTTCTGGTTCAGTGCAAACCTTCACCAGCACCAGAAGCAGCACAGTGGAGAGAAACCCTTTAGAAGGGATAAGAACAGGGCCTTTCTTGTGAACAACTGTGCTGTGCAATCATCGGAGATGTCTTTTGTGACAGGGGAGGCTTGTAAGGACTTCCTAGCCAGCTCAAGCATTTTCCAGCACCATGTCCCTCACAATGAGTGGAAGCCACACAGCAACAACAAGTGTGAGGAGGCCTCTCACTGTGGAAAAAGGCATTACAAATGCAGCGAATGTGGGAAAACCTTTGGCCGCAAAGACTCACTTGTTCAACACCAGAGAGTCcacactggagaaaggccttatgAGTGTGGTGAATGTGGGAAAACCTTTAGCCGCAAACCCATACTTGCTCAGCACCAGAGAATCCACACTGGAGAAATGCCTTATGAGTGTGGCATATGTGGGAAAGTTTTTAATCATAGCTCTAATCTTATTGTACATCAAAGAGTACACACTGGAGCAAGGCCTTACaagtgcagtgaatgtgggaaagcctatAGCCACAAATCTACACTTGTTCAGCATGAGAGTATCCATACTGGAGAAAGGCCATATGAGTGCAGTGAATGTGGAAAATACTTTGGTCACAAATACAGACTCATTAAACATTGGAGTGTTCATACTGGAGCAAGGCCTTATGAGTGCATCGCATGTGGGAAGTTCTTTAGCCAAAGCTCTGACCTTATTGCACATCAAAGAGTTCATAATGGTGAAAAGCCTTATGTGTGCagtgaatgtggaaaagcctttagCCACAAACATGTACTTGTTCAGCATCatagaattcacactggagaaaggccATATaagtgcagtgaatgtgggaaggccttcagGCAGAGGGCTTCCCTCATCCGCCACTGGaaaattcacactggagaaaggccttaG